The Phyllopteryx taeniolatus isolate TA_2022b chromosome 7, UOR_Ptae_1.2, whole genome shotgun sequence genome has a segment encoding these proteins:
- the LOC133480414 gene encoding zinc finger protein Gfi-1-like — translation MRAPGRSWPPLARQKEGREEDSEEKPAPAPAAARMPRAFLVKSKRAHTYRRPRAPHDCAGPWSDGGRCPPQEAPETAEPSPPPAPNAAASSRTSPVSCAPVPAPDYEGLWRPPSPSASPVDSLKSFSPLADDAPALSVPFRPYDWCGYPPPAAHGFYPGPAPSAHGFYAEHALGRHSAASLLFHDGGPLHARRREAPPDVACAGLLLDGAYKCVKCGKVFSTPHGLEVHVRRSHSGTRPFACPICSKTFGHGVSLEQHKAVHSQERSFNCKICGKSFKRSSTLSTHLLIHSDTRPYACQYCGKRFHQKSDMKKHTFIHTGEKPHKCQVCGKAFSQSSNLITHSRKHSGYKPFACHLCSKGFQRKVDLRRHKETQHGIK, via the exons ATGCGCGCTCCGGGGCGGTCGTGGCCTCCCCTCGCAAGGCAGAAGGAAGGTCGAGAGGAGGATTCGGAGGAGAAACCGGCACCGGCACCGGCAGCGGCGAGGATGCCTCGCGCGTTCCTGGTGAAGAGCAAGAGGGCGCACACTTACCGCCGGCCGCGAGCGCCGCACGACTGCGCAG GTCCGTGGAGTGATGGTGGCCGGTGTCCCCCGCAGGAGGCACCGGAGACCGCGGAGCCCTCGCCTCCTCCGGCCCCGAACGCGGCCGCGTCCTCTCGCACGTCCCCGGTGAGCTGCGCGCCCGTGCCCGCGCCGGACTACGAAGGCTTGTGGAGGCCGCCGTCGCCGTCTGCCTCGCCCG TGGATTCGCTGAAATCTTTCTCCCCTTTGGCGGACGACGCGCCGGCCCTCTCGGTTCCCTTCCGGCCGTACGACTGGTGCGGCTACCCGCCGCCCGCCGCGCACGGCTTCTACCCCGGCCCGGCCCCGTCCGCGCACGGCTTCTACGCGGAGCACGCGCTCGGCCGCCACTCCGCCGCCTCGCTGCTCTTCCACGACGGGGGGCCCCTGCACGCCCGCCGCCGCGAGGCCCCGCCGGATGTCGCGTGCGCGGGTCTGCTGCTCGACGGCGCCTACAAGTGTGTCAAGTGCGGCAAG GTCTTCTCCACGCCGCACGGCCTGGAGGTGCACGTCCGCCGCTCCCACAGCGGCACCAGACCCTTCGCGTGTCCCATCTGCAGCAAAACCTTCGGCCACGGCGTCAGTCTGGAGCAGCACAAGGCCGTCCACTCGCAG GAGAGAAGCTTCAACTGCAAGATCTGCGGCAAGAGCTTCAAGCGCTCGTCCACGCTGTCCACGCACCTTCTGATCCACTCGGACACGCGGCCCTACGCCTGCCAGTACTGCGGCAAGCGCTTCCACCAGAAGTCGGACATGAAGAAGCACACCTTCatccacacgggcgagaagccgCACAAGTGTCAGGTGTGCGGGAAGGCCTTCAGCCAGAGCTCCAACCTCATCACGCACAGTCGCAAACACAGCGGCTACAAGCCCTTCGCGTGCCACCTCTGCAGCAAAGGATTCCAGAGGAAGGTGGACCTGCGAAGGCACAAGGAGACGCAGCACGGGATCAAGTGA